Part of the Geoanaerobacter pelophilus genome, TTCATATTGCCTTTCCGATTAGCTCCGGTTATCAGGTGCTTGACTGGGGCGTGTTTGTCTGTTCCCAACTGCTGCTGGCTATCACAATCGGCTTGACCGAGTCGCTCATGGCACGTCTGAGGCTGGTAAAAATCCCCTACTTGCTTGCGGTAGCGACCATACTCACAGCCTTCGGGCTGCTGCTGGTGCTTCGGTGACGGTATGACCCAAATTGCTGATCAAATCCTTGTCTTTGTGCTGCTTTTGAATTTCGTCGTGCTCGGCTCCAGCCGTCTTGCTGTTTCGGTGCGGATCGTGGCGATCCAGGGGATTGCTCTGGGGCTGCTTCCCGCCATACTTCACCACTTTTCGGTCCATCTCTCGTTTATCAGTTTCGGCATGGTGGCGGTCAAGGGATTCATTATCCCGTTGCTGCTTACCAGGGCAGTGAACCGGTTGACCAGCAAGCGCGAGTCTGACCCGTTTGTCGGCCATATCCCGACGCTGGTCGTCGGTGGCATCTGCACCGCGCTGTCATTTGCCTTTGCCGGCCGGCTCCCTCTGGCTCCCGAGCACCAGGGGCTGATGATCGTTCCGGCAGCCATCTCTACCCTCCTGGCAGGCCTGCTTGTCATTGTCACCAGGCGCAAGGCTGTGTCGCAGGTTATCGGTTATCTACTCCTTGAGAACGGCATATTCATCTTCGGCCAGCTCCTGACCACTGCCATGCCGTTCATGGTAGAGGCAGGAGTGCTCCTTGATCTCCTGGTCGGCATCTTTGTCATGGGGATCATAATCGGCCATATCCGGGCTGAATTCTCTTCAGTGGACACCTCCCGGCTGACAACGCTGAGGGACGTCTGATGATAGCTGCCCTGGTCATTCTACCTCTGCTGGGAGCAATCATCGCCTGGCTGGTGCCGGACAATAGGCTCCGGCCGTGGTTGTTGCCAGTTTTCGGGATGCTTCACGGAGCCATAACCGTAGACCTGATTCTGTCGCCGCCATTGCCTTCGTTGCAAGGCTGGATTCATCTCGACCCGCTCGGTTGTCTGGCTCTGGTGGCCATCAGTCCTCTATTCCTTGCCTGTTCCTTCTATGCCGTAGGTTATCTCAACTACCGGCAGGAACGTTCCAACAGGATCCTGTGCATGGGGCTTCTGGTCTGCCTTTCGGCAATGTCGCTCACTTCCGTAGCCCATCATCTGGGGCTTCTCTGGCTTGCCCTTGAGACCACAACCCTGGTGATGGCACCCTTGGTCTATTTCAACCGGAATGCCCGTTCCCTTGAGGCTACCTGGAAATACATGATGATCTGTTCTGTCGGTATTGCCCTGGCGCTTCTCGGCCTCTTTTTCCTCGCTTATTCCATGCTGGTTGCCGGCCATGAGGCAACCTTGCTGCTTGACCAGCTTGTTTCCCGGGCCGGAGTGCTCTCCCCGGCGTGGCTCCATGCCGCCTTTGTCTTCATTCTGGTTGGTTTCGGCACCAAGGTCGGACTGGCGCC contains:
- a CDS encoding hydrogenase gives rise to the protein MTQIADQILVFVLLLNFVVLGSSRLAVSVRIVAIQGIALGLLPAILHHFSVHLSFISFGMVAVKGFIIPLLLTRAVNRLTSKRESDPFVGHIPTLVVGGICTALSFAFAGRLPLAPEHQGLMIVPAAISTLLAGLLVIVTRRKAVSQVIGYLLLENGIFIFGQLLTTAMPFMVEAGVLLDLLVGIFVMGIIIGHIRAEFSSVDTSRLTTLRDV